One region of Solea senegalensis isolate Sse05_10M linkage group LG14, IFAPA_SoseM_1, whole genome shotgun sequence genomic DNA includes:
- the LOC122781312 gene encoding peptidyl-prolyl cis-trans isomerase FKBP8-like: MDASHENDSIPSENNGQTSMLGSWVDVEDIEDLDLNSVKSNADSEPDPAGQVDEWLDVFGYGQLKKKVLEAGQGSPPQKGQHVVINLKTSLKNGTLVNQKTNVAFTLGDGDIIQALDLIVPFMEMGEKALIQTDATYAYGIHGSHEPEVPPNAELSLEVELLEVMDALDLELLLPTEKSALVRLKRERGNVHYQRKDYAFAVNSYTIALQITESNSNTDISPDEEKELVDEKVKCLNNMAASQLKMKHYDQALQSSISILAHQPDNVKALYRIGKVLTFQGEYSEAIQSLKRALKLEPENKTIKAELSKLVKMHLEQREDEKAVDMKLLDNPTTRNCSTQTGADMSSTGVSWKWVFAATVVVFGSIAISVFISTRK; this comes from the coding sequence ATGGATGCCTCTCACGAGAATGACAGCATCCCATCTGAGAACAATGGACAAACCTCGATGCTGGGCAGCTGGGTGGATGTTGAAGATATAGAGGACCTCGATCTTAACTCTGTCAAGAGCAATGCAGATTCAGAGCCAGATCCTGCTGGTCAAGTTGATGAATGGCTGGATGTTTTTGGTTATGGCCAACTAAAGAAAAAAGTCTTGGAGGCAGGGCAAGGCAGTCCGCCACAGAAAGGACAGCATGTTGTGATTAATCTAAAGACCTCCCTGAAGAATGGGACACTGGTAAATCAGAAGACAAATGTTGCTTTCACTTTAGGAGATGGTGACATCATCCAAGCTCTGGATCTTATAGTGCCGTTCATGGAAATGGGAGAGAAGGCTCTCATCCAGACAGATGCAACATATGCATATGGCATCCATGGCAGTCATGAACCTGAGGTTCCCCCTAATGCTGAGCTGTCCCTAGAAGTGGAGCTACTGGAGGTCATGGATGCGCTGGACCTGGAGCTGCTGCTACCCACTGAAAAATCAGCGCTCGTAAGGCttaagagagaaagaggcaacGTCCATTATCAGCGCAAGGACTATGCGTTTGCAGTCAACTCTTACACCATTGCTCTGCAGATAACGGAGTCTAATTCCAACACTGACATAAGTCCAGATGAGGAGAAGGAGCTGGTGGACGAGAAAGTGAAGTGCTTGAACAACATGGCTGCCTCTCagctgaaaatgaaacactATGATCAAGCCCTTCAATCAAGCATCTCCATTTTGGCTCATCAGCCAGATAATGTAAAGGCCCTTTACCGCATTGGCAAGGTATTAACCTTCCAAGGTGAGTACAGTGAAGCCATTCAAAGTTTGAAAAGGGCGCTAAAGTTGGAACCAGAGAACAAGACTATCAAAGCAGAGCTCTCCAAACTAGTGAAGATGCACTTGGAGCAGAGAGAAGACGAGAAGGCTGTGGATATGAAGTTGCTGGATAACCCCACTACTAGAAACTGCAGCACACAGACAGGTGCAGACATGTCATCGACGGGTGTCAGCTGGAAGTGGGTGTTCGCTGCCACAGTCGTAGTTTTTGGTAGTATAGCAATTTCTGTTTTCATATCTACAAGAAAGTAA